One Amaranthus tricolor cultivar Red isolate AtriRed21 chromosome 10, ASM2621246v1, whole genome shotgun sequence genomic window carries:
- the LOC130825771 gene encoding heavy metal-associated isoprenylated plant protein 35-like — translation MAAVAPTKSGEPSQFLKYNTWVLKVPIHCLGCKREVKKLLQRIDGVYSTTIDSQQQKVTVSGNIDSEILVKKLQKTGKHAEILNEKPLENSKKNEKQTTQIENQTPQKNEIKKMKSNKKGNQIQSPKPAQEDTGNGGKMKKGKEKKGGSTHLDNLHTPKTTPCVNNAGFQNINLNPPFEQLTSLMSNQGPATIHMMNYNTTYNPNTYGYGVTYQIPASPYIYTPLNEQLGGYQVQASSFNSFDIFSDENPNGCSVM, via the exons atGGCTGCAGTTGCTCCAACCAAATCAGGAGAACCTTCACAGTTTCTCAAATacaat ACTTGGGTTCTTAAAGTTCCTATTCATTGTCTTGGTTGCAAGAGAGAAGTTAAGAAGCTTCTTCAGCGCATCGATG GAGTTTACAGCACAACTATTGACTCACAGCAGCAGAAGGTAACAGTAAGTGGAAACATTGACTCAGAAATTCTGGTTAAGAAGTTACAGAAAACAGGCAAACATGCAGAGATATTGAATGAAAAACCACTTGAAAACtccaagaaaaatgaaaaacaaactaCCCAAATAGAAAATCAAACACcccaaaaaaatgaaatcaagaAAATGAAATCTAACAAGAAGGGAAATCAGATTCAGAGTCCCAAACCTGCACAAGAAGATACAGGAAATGGAGGAAAGATGAAGAAGGGTAAAGAGAAAAAAG GGGGTTCTACGCATTTGGATAACTTGCACACGCCTAAAACCACCCCTTGTGTTAACAACGCAGGATTTCAGAATATCAATCTCAACCCTCCATTTGAACAGTTGACTTCATTGATGTCAAATCAAGGGCCAGCAACTATTCATATGATGAACTACAATACAACATACAATCCTAATACATATGGGTATGGTGTTACTTATCAAATACCAGCATCACCTTACATTTACACTCCTCTAAATGAGCAGTTGGGGGGTTACCAAGTGCAGGCTTCCTCATTCAATTCCTTTGATATTTTTAGTGATGAAAATCCCAATGGCTGTTCTGTTATGTAA
- the LOC130825770 gene encoding probable protein phosphatase 2C 40, protein MFGEPVSSAEGEIKVSFGYQCNGKKPECEESGYELIPKTRLRRSSRSFSCLSGAALSANATLANTNICNGLIGSEILPSLDSPNSFRRIPSSPSLSSKMDLLSSSLPSTLSNLSVSSSSLGESPDGDSYLRFMSAPSPTEGFLNAMEVQVAGGAAGEDRVQAVCSEEDGWLFCSVFDGFNGRDAADFLAGTLYDTFLRNFNLFNWDHKEDLVEVASDDLFRDGLENGNIRFPRKSLRIDGRKDVNFDDFSHKESCNEIDVSSDVFKQGVLECLQQALSQAENDFLSMVEQEMEDRPDLVSVGSCVLVALLVGKDLYTLNLGDSRVVVATQSNDANAEETERLKAIQLTDIHNTDNEEERSKLLANHRDDPAPITAGKVKGKLKVTRAFGVGYLKKKVLNDALMGILRVRNLISPPYISTTPTVNVHSISRSDRFIVLGSDGLFDFFTNEEVVRLVHLFISKYPSGDPAKFLLEQLVIKAAECAGFSMEELMNIPPGRRRKYHDDVTVIVILLGLNQRTSKASTCL, encoded by the exons ATGTTCGGCGAACCTGTTAGTTCCGCAGAAGGAGAAATCAAAGTGAGTTTTGGTTATCAATGTAATGGAAAGAAACCTGAATGTGAGGAGTCTGGATATGAACTCATCCCTAAAACCCGACTTAGAAGATCTAGCAGATCTTTTTCCTGCCTTTCTGGTGCTGCATTAAGTGCGAATGCTACATTAGCCAACACAAACATCTGCAATGGCCTTATAGGCTCAGAGATTTTGCCTAGTTTAGATTCACCCAATTCATTCCGCAGAATTCCATCTTCTCCATCACTTTCTTCTAAAATGGACTTATTGTCATCTTCTCTTCCGAGTACGTTATCAAACTTAAGTGTTAGTTCATCTTCACTAGGTGAGTCACCGGACGGTGATTCATATCTGAGGTTTATGAGTGCGCCTTCACCAACCGAAGGCTTTCTAAATGCCATGGAAGTGCAAGTTGCTGGTGGAGCTGCTGGTGAAGATAGGGTTCAAGCCGTTTGCTCTGAAGAAGACGGGTGGCTCTTTTGTTCAGTGTTCGATGGATTTAATGGAAGAGATGCGGCTGATTTTCTGGCCGGAACATTGTATGATACTTTTTTGCGAAACTTCAATTTATTTAATTGGGATCATAAGGAGGATTTGGTTGAAGTGGCTTCCGATGATTTGTTCCGTGATGGATTAGAAAATGGAAATATTCGTTTTCCGAGGAAAAGTTTAAGAATAGATGGTAGAAAGGATGTAAACTTTGACGATTTTAGTCATAAGGAGTCCTGCAATGAGATAGATGTGTCATCGGACGTTTTCAAGCAAGGGGTGTTGGAATGCCTCCAACAAGCCCTTAGTCAAGCCGAGAATGACTTCTTGTCCATGGTTGAGCAGGAAATGGAAGATCGCCCAGATCTTGTTTCTGTTgggtcttgtgttttggttgcATTGCTTGTTGGGAAAGATTTGTATACGTTGAATTTAGGTGATAGTCGAGTAGTTGTTGCAACACAGAGCAATGACGCTAATGCTGAAGAAACCGAAAGATTAAAAGCAATTCAGCTTACGGATATTCATAATACTGATAATGAAGAGGAGAGATCTAAACTACTTGCTAATCACCGCGATGATCCTGCGCCTATTACTGCAGGTAAAGTGAAAGGAAAATTAAAGGTCACGCGTGCATTTGGCGTTGGATATTTGAAAAAG AAAGTATTGAACGATGCACTAATGGGAATTCTCAGAGTTCGAAATTTGATAAGTCCTCCTTATATCTCCACAACTCCGACTGTTAATGTTCACAGTATCTCGAGATCTGATCGCTTTATTGTACTTGGTAGTGATGGTTTATTCGACTTCTTTACTAACGAAGAGGTCGTTAGACTGGTACATCTGTTCATATCCAAATATCCTTCAGGTGATCCAGCAAAGTTTCTGCTCGAACAGCTTGTCATCAAAGCCGCAGAGTGTGCAG GATTTAGTATGGAAGAACTCATGAATATACCACCTGGAAGGAGGCGGAAATACCACGATGATGTGACTGTGATTGTGATTCTTCTAGGACTAAATCAACGCACTTCGAAAGCCTCGACATGTTTGTGA